The genomic stretch GTGCAGGACGACATGGCCGACCTTGCGATTGCGCTTGGCGGTGCGCTGGGCGGCGCCTTGTCGATCTATGGACGCATCTCCGCCAGCACCGCCATTGGGCGGCGATGAGCGCCATCGGCTCCGGGAAGGTAATCGAAACCTTTCCGGGCTCCCCCCTGTTTTTTACCCTTCCATAACCACAGGTCCACGACGCCTCCATAAGTGCGGACCCTTTCTCCAGATCCGGGGTTTGATGCCCGGACGAGAAAAGGGGGCTCGATGACGGAGCGGATGACAGCCTGGCTGGCCGAGGCTCGCGAGGCGCATAATTACCGGCGCATGTACGCACTGGCACTCAAGATCCTGCGCGAAGCAGGCGCCGGACCTCTGGCACAGGCGGCGTCCTGCGTCGTCGTCTCCCTCTGCGACATCATCTATGATCCGGTGGCGGACGCATGGCGCCTGAAGCAGGCGCGGCGGTTCTTCCAGTGCCTTCTCGATCAGCTTGCAGCGGAAGTGGAAGCCCTTCGGCAGGCGTCGTGACGCTGCGTGCGGCAGGCCCGGATTCATCCCTTTCTTCGCATTCATTTGCCATTCAGGCGTGCTTGGTTACATAATCCATCACATGCATTGGATCTGTTCGATCCGCCCTGACGATGGATAGCAACACGATGGCGCGACTGCCGATACCTGCGATGCTCATCGCCGGCCTTGCCGGTCTGACTGCCTTCGAAGCCCCGGCAGCGGGGGACTACTTCATCCTGGCCGCCGCCGACTGCGGCGCGGCAGCAAGCCGCGTCGTCAGCGAGACGGGCGGCCAGCTTCTGTCGGCACAGCCATCCTCCGACGGCCAGACCTGCGTCGTCACCGTTCTCGTCCAGGGCAATGGCAATGAGAGGCCGCGCAAGGTAACAGTGCGGGTGCCGATGTAATGACAGGGGCGGCGATCCGCGATCGTCGCATAGGGTGGGGCAGTCCATGCGCATTCTCGTAGTTGAAGACGACGTCAATCTGAGCCGGCAGCTGACCGATGCGCTGAAGGAGGCGGGTTATGTCGTCGACCAGGCGTTCGACGGCGAGGAGGGACATTTCCTCGGCGACACGGAACCCTATGATGCCGCCATCCTCGACATTGGCCTGCCCGTCATGGACGGAATAAGCGTAGTGGAGAAGTGGCGCACGGACGGCCGGCGGATGCCGGTCCTGATGCTCACGGCGCGCGATCGCTGGAGCGACAAGGTGGCCGGCATCGATGCGGGCGCCGACGACTACGTTGCCAAGCCCTTCCATGTGGAGGAAGTGCTGGCCCGCGTGCGCGCCCTCATCCGCCGCGCCGCCGGACATGCGTCCTCCGAACTCATCTGCGGGCCGGTCCGTCTCGACACCAAGGCGTCGAAGGCGAGCGTCGACGGCATGCCGCTGAAACTCACCTCCCACGAATTCCGGCTGCTCTCCTATCTGATGCATCACATGGGCCAGGTGGTGTCGCGCACGGAACTAGTCGAGCACATGTATGATCAGGATTTCGACCGCGACTCCAACACCATCGAGGTGTTCATCGGGCGGCTGAGGAAGAAGCTCGGCGTGGACCTGATCGAGACGGTGCGCGGCCTCGGCTACAGGATGCAAGCCCCGACCGACGTCAGCTGACGCCATGACCGGGCCGAGTTCCCTTACCGCCCGCGTTCTCCTTCTCGCCACCCTCTGGTCCGGACTGGCCCTGGTGGTGATCGCCCTCGTGATTTCCGCCCTCTACCGTCAGTCTGCCGAACGGGCTTTCACCGACCTCTTGCGGGCGCAACTCTACAACGTCATCAATTCGGTTTCGATCGGCGAGGGCAACAACCTCGCCGGTAACCCGCAACTGGGCGACCTGCGCTATTCCCAGCCGGAAACCGGCTGGTACTGGATCATCGAACCGCTCGGGACCTTCGCCGCCGCGCCGCTTTCCTCGCCGTCCCTGGGCGTTTCGAAGATTGCCGTCCCGAGCATCCTGAACGTTCCCTTCAACAACCGCTATGAGCGCTTCTATCCTGTGGTCGACGCCTTCGGAAACAATGTGCTGGTGGCCGAGACAGAGGTCGTGCTCGACAGCCAGGGGCGGGCGGCACGCTTCCGCGTTGCCGGGAACCTCGACGCCATGGAAGAGGACATCGCCACCTTCAACCGTAGCCTCTACATTGCCCTCGTGGTGTTCGGTCTCGGCAGCCTTGTCGTCAATGGCGGCGCCATCCTCTTCGGCCTGCAGCCGCTCGACAGGGCACGCCGCGCACTGGAAAGGATTCGCCGTGGCGACGCGGAGCGTCTTGAAGGGGAGTTTCCGCGCGAGGTCCTGCCGCTCGTCAACGAGATCAATGCGCTGATCGAGAGCAACCGCCGCATCGTCGACCGTGCCCGCATGCAGGTCGGCAATCTCGCCCATTCGCTGAAGACCCCGCTTGCCGTCCTGCTGAACGAGGCCCGCTCGCTCGAGGCCACGCAGGGCGAACTGATGAGGTCGCAGGCGGAAGCCATGCAGGCGCAGGTGCAATCCTATCTCAACCGGGCGCGTATTGCAGCACAGCGTGAATCCGTGCTGGTTCGCACGGAGGTCGAGCCCGTGCTGGAGAGGCTCGTCCGCGTGATGCGCCGCCTCAACCCGGAGAGGGAATTCAACCTTTCGGTCTCTCCTGGCGCTGTTCTCGCGATGGAGCAGCAGGATGTCGAGGAGACAGTCGGCAACCTGCTGGAGAATGCCGCCCGCTTCTGCCGGACCGGCGTCTGGCTCAGGGTCGCTGCGGCAGCCGGACCTCCGGCCGGCGAACCGGCGGACACGATCCGCCGGACTTGGCTGGAAGTGGTGGTCGAGGACGATGGACCGGGACTGGAGCCCGGCCAGCTCGGCGAGGCGACGAAGCGTGGCCGCCGCTTCGACGAGAGCCGGCCCGGTGCGGGCCTCGGGCTCTCGATCGTGAGCGAGATCGCCGGCGAATACCAGGGCAGCTTCGAGCTTCAGCGCAGCGAAAAGGGTGGCCTGCGCGCAACACTTCTGTTGCCGTCGGTGACGAAGGATGTTGCCTGACGCGGACAAAGGCTCCATATCCCCTTGGCGGGTCCCGGCGAGCATCGCCGCCCTGGCTCGATGCGGGAAATACTCCAACCGGTGCTGAACACATGCGTCT from Pseudorhizobium banfieldiae encodes the following:
- a CDS encoding response regulator transcription factor, producing the protein MRILVVEDDVNLSRQLTDALKEAGYVVDQAFDGEEGHFLGDTEPYDAAILDIGLPVMDGISVVEKWRTDGRRMPVLMLTARDRWSDKVAGIDAGADDYVAKPFHVEEVLARVRALIRRAAGHASSELICGPVRLDTKASKASVDGMPLKLTSHEFRLLSYLMHHMGQVVSRTELVEHMYDQDFDRDSNTIEVFIGRLRKKLGVDLIETVRGLGYRMQAPTDVS
- a CDS encoding ATP-binding protein, which codes for MTGPSSLTARVLLLATLWSGLALVVIALVISALYRQSAERAFTDLLRAQLYNVINSVSIGEGNNLAGNPQLGDLRYSQPETGWYWIIEPLGTFAAAPLSSPSLGVSKIAVPSILNVPFNNRYERFYPVVDAFGNNVLVAETEVVLDSQGRAARFRVAGNLDAMEEDIATFNRSLYIALVVFGLGSLVVNGGAILFGLQPLDRARRALERIRRGDAERLEGEFPREVLPLVNEINALIESNRRIVDRARMQVGNLAHSLKTPLAVLLNEARSLEATQGELMRSQAEAMQAQVQSYLNRARIAAQRESVLVRTEVEPVLERLVRVMRRLNPEREFNLSVSPGAVLAMEQQDVEETVGNLLENAARFCRTGVWLRVAAAAGPPAGEPADTIRRTWLEVVVEDDGPGLEPGQLGEATKRGRRFDESRPGAGLGLSIVSEIAGEYQGSFELQRSEKGGLRATLLLPSVTKDVA